Below is a window of Phormidium ambiguum IAM M-71 DNA.
GATGAAGTAATGCTAGAACCGGGGTTTGTGAGTGCGATCGATATTCCCAGTTTATTTATCCAGCCAGAAAAAGGCGTAAACCGCTTTGATTGGCAATTGCAACCTTATAGAAAGTATCTGAAAAATTTGCAAGTTAGGGAAGTTCCGGGAAATCATTGGGCATTTTTAGTTGCACCAGAAAAGTTTAATCAAACTATTAGAACATTTTTAATAAATTTGTGTCATGATACAAAACGCACATAAAGGTAAAAGCTAAAAATTTATGAATGTCGAGGAACTGCTGAGACGATATGCAGCAGCAGAAAGAGATTTTGCTGAAGTAGATTTAGCTGGAGTTAATTTGCGGGAAGCTAATTTGGTAAGTGCTAATCTTCACAGTGCTAACCTCAGCTATAGTGACTTACGCGAAGCTAGATTAGGACAAACAAATCTAGTCCAAGCCAACCTCAGTCAAGCCAATTTAAGTGAAATAATTCTCTGGGGTGCGGATTTAACTGAAGCGAATCTTTCTTTAGCTCAATTGCGCGAAGCAGACTTAAGTGGTGCAATATTAATTAGAGCAAACTTAGAACAAACAAATTTTGCTAAAGCTTGTTTGTGCGGTTGTAATTTGAGTAATGCTAATTTAGCTAAAGCAATCTTTTTTGAAGCCGATTTCCGTCCTACTTCCCATCAAATAACTGATTTAAAAGGCGCGATTTTGAGTCATGCAGACTTTAGTTATGCTCACTTAAATGGAGTGCAATTAAGTCAAGCTAAATTGGATGGTGCTAAACTTTGTCGCACTAATTTAGCAATTTGGAAAAAGGAGCAAATTCATCAAACAAATCTCAGCGAAGCTAGTTTGCAAGGTGCGGATTTGAGTTACGCTGATTTAACAGGAGCAAATTTACAAAAAGCTAATTTATTAGGTGCGGATTTAACCAGAACTATCTTAACTGATGCTAATTTAAAAGGAGCAATTATGCCAGATGGTTCTGTTCATGATTGATAGTTTTTAGCAATCATATCTTTTAGACTTATCTGTTCTCCAAATTAATATCCTTGAGTGTAGAGGCGTTTTATAAAACGTCTCTACTTCTGTCGCTGTATATCATACTTTGAGCAATTTTATTCATCACCATTAAATATTAAAAAATATTAAGCATTTAATAACTAAATAGCGATTTAAGGTTAAATAATTATTCATAGCTGAATCATCCCTGAAAATTATTTAACTGTGGAGACAAGGTAGATGACATTTTCCTTACAGGATGTAAGTTTTGACTTCGATTT
It encodes the following:
- the hetL gene encoding heterocyst differentiation pentapeptide repeat protein HetL, with the protein product MNVEELLRRYAAAERDFAEVDLAGVNLREANLVSANLHSANLSYSDLREARLGQTNLVQANLSQANLSEIILWGADLTEANLSLAQLREADLSGAILIRANLEQTNFAKACLCGCNLSNANLAKAIFFEADFRPTSHQITDLKGAILSHADFSYAHLNGVQLSQAKLDGAKLCRTNLAIWKKEQIHQTNLSEASLQGADLSYADLTGANLQKANLLGADLTRTILTDANLKGAIMPDGSVHD